A single region of the Desulfomonile tiedjei genome encodes:
- a CDS encoding HAD family phosphatase has product MTRDILFDLGNVLVPVNWERAFQRLGPHLPLEMAGLLKDDRSAFVALFRKPAIALESGKMGFTEFHGVMSGILGIDMNEEDFHFLWCDVFTMDKAMVALGESLSNEYGTWLMSNTSEAHYDWIIKKFPRVAFFKDAALSFELGVMKPATRYYKEAISKFGIDPSTAVFIDDLEENVDGAIRAGINGILFQGLTPLLQDLRKLGVNLPD; this is encoded by the coding sequence ATGACTCGCGATATACTTTTTGATCTGGGAAATGTCCTTGTGCCTGTGAACTGGGAGAGGGCATTTCAGCGCCTTGGGCCGCACCTGCCCCTGGAAATGGCCGGGCTCCTGAAAGACGACAGGTCCGCCTTTGTGGCACTGTTTCGCAAACCTGCCATCGCGCTGGAGAGCGGCAAGATGGGCTTCACCGAATTTCACGGTGTCATGTCCGGCATTCTTGGGATCGACATGAATGAAGAGGATTTTCATTTTCTATGGTGTGACGTTTTCACCATGGATAAGGCAATGGTAGCGCTCGGGGAATCGCTGTCAAACGAATATGGTACGTGGCTTATGTCCAACACCAGCGAGGCCCACTACGATTGGATAATCAAAAAGTTTCCCCGTGTGGCCTTTTTCAAGGACGCTGCGTTATCGTTCGAGTTAGGGGTCATGAAGCCGGCCACCAGGTACTACAAGGAAGCGATTAGTAAGTTCGGGATCGATCCCTCAACCGCAGTGTTTATCGATGATTTGGAGGAAAATGTGGACGGCGCAATACGCGCGGGAATTAACGGCATCCTCTTCCAGGGGCTGACGCCGCTGCTTCAGGATTTGCGTAAGCTGGGAGTGAATCTGCCTGATTGA